CACGGAGCCGATACCCTTCGCCTATATGAAATGTTCATGGGACCACTGGAAGCATCCATTGCCTGGAGCACAAACGGACTTGATGGAGCTCGCCGCTTCCTTGATCGTGTATGGCGCCTTCTTGTCGAAGAGGATGGTTCATTATCCTCTAAAGTGAAAGATGCACCGAACAGTGATCTTGATAAAACGTATAACCAAACCGTTAAGAAAGTGACGGAGGATTATGAAGGACTTCGTTTCAACACAGGGATTTCACAGCTGATGGTATTCATCAATGATGCCTATAAAGCGGACACCCTTCCGAAGGAATACGTAGAAGGCTTCATCAAGCTTCTTTCTCCGATCGCTCCTCACATGACAGAGGAACTTTGGAGCAAGCTTGGTCACGAAGGAACGATCTCTTACGAAGCATGGCCGACATTCGATGAATCGAAGCTAGTCGACAACGAAGTCGAAATCGTTCTTCAAGTGAACGGAAAAGTGAAAGCTAAAGTCATGATCCCGCGCGACATGACCAAAGATGACCTTGAAAAAACAGCGATGGATAACGATGAAATCAAAACACAAATCGAAGGCAAAACCATCCGCAAAGTCATCGCCGTACCAGGCAAACTAGTCAACATCGTAGCCAACTGATAAATGGGAGGGACGGACCTCGAAATGGGCCTGTTTTGAAGCGTAAATCGCTTTAAATCAGCATTTCGATGAGGTCCGTCCCTCTTTTTGAGTCTGATATTTTTGTTTGGGGGACAGGCTTTGGTATAATCGTGTTGAATAATGATTGAATGTGGAAAGGAAGTTGAGAAGATGGATACTATTAAAACGATTACGACGGATGAGTTAGAGCAGAAGTTGAAGAACGGTGAGGATCTGCTTTTAGTGGATGTCCGTGAGGATGAAGAAGTGGCAGAGGGTATGATCCCGGGAGCGAAGCATATCAAGATGGGGGAAATCCCTGAGTCACTTGATCAGTTTGACAAGGATAAAGAATATATCTTTATCTGCCGTTCCGGAAACCGCAGCGGAAATGTTGCTCACTATATGCAGGAACAAGGTTATAAAGTGGTGAACATGGAAGGCGGCATGATGAACTGGGCCGGGGATACGGCTGCGAAGAAATAATG
The DNA window shown above is from Rossellomorea vietnamensis and carries:
- a CDS encoding rhodanese-like domain-containing protein, which translates into the protein MDTIKTITTDELEQKLKNGEDLLLVDVREDEEVAEGMIPGAKHIKMGEIPESLDQFDKDKEYIFICRSGNRSGNVAHYMQEQGYKVVNMEGGMMNWAGDTAAKK